A region from the Thermodesulfobacteriota bacterium genome encodes:
- a CDS encoding response regulator, protein MAKKILIIDDDPVVVKYLQAVFSDNGYETCSAGSTSEGLEVVRQEKPDLITLDIQMPDQWGPRFYRKLIQDKELKKIPVIVISGIDGDHAIKNAVAFVKKPFDPEKVVGIVKNTIG, encoded by the coding sequence CCTGTGGTTGTTAAATATCTCCAAGCTGTTTTCAGCGATAACGGATACGAAACATGCAGTGCCGGCAGCACTTCGGAAGGCCTGGAAGTTGTCAGACAGGAAAAGCCGGACCTGATCACACTCGACATTCAGATGCCGGACCAGTGGGGACCGAGGTTTTACCGAAAATTAATTCAAGACAAAGAATTAAAGAAGATACCGGTCATTGTTATCAGTGGAATCGATGGTGACCATGCGATAAAAAATGCCGTGGCCTTTGTTAAAAAACCCTTTGATCCGGAAAAAGTGGTGGGGATAGTTAAAAACACAATCGGCTAA
- a CDS encoding hybrid sensor histidine kinase/response regulator, which yields MEKKILLVDDEEGIRKVLGITLSDSGYRVFLAENGQEAFRIFKTESPPIVMTDIKMPGMDGIELLKNIKRLNPDTEVIMITGHGDMDLAITSLKHKATDFITKPINDDIMEIALKKAHDNIIVRKQLREYTQNLEALLHEKSALQDRLSSLGLRISSISHGIKGMLTGLDGGMYLLDSGIAKNDQDQLKEGWGIVKQMVDRIRKMVLDILFYAKERELKTEKVDVLSFTRDVASMVEPKIKEKQIEFVQNFEKSLGEFEIDPGFVRSAIINILENAIDACIKQSSKNYHKIVFEVKQDKNDIRFDVHDTGIGMDSDTKKKVFDLFFSSKGSQGTGLGLFIASKVIGQHGGSIEVASTPGHGSHFCIRLPKKLPEFIKTASSKQAK from the coding sequence ATGGAAAAAAAAATATTGCTTGTAGATGATGAAGAAGGCATCAGAAAGGTTCTTGGTATCACCCTATCCGATTCCGGATATCGGGTATTTCTGGCAGAAAATGGCCAGGAAGCTTTCCGTATTTTCAAAACCGAATCTCCCCCCATTGTCATGACCGATATAAAAATGCCGGGAATGGACGGTATAGAACTGCTTAAGAATATCAAACGGCTAAACCCAGACACTGAAGTCATCATGATTACCGGTCACGGAGATATGGATCTTGCGATCACCAGTCTGAAGCATAAGGCAACCGATTTTATCACTAAACCGATCAATGATGATATTATGGAAATTGCCCTTAAAAAAGCCCATGATAATATCATTGTCAGAAAGCAATTAAGAGAGTACACGCAAAACCTCGAAGCTCTCCTACATGAAAAGTCGGCTTTGCAGGACCGCCTGTCATCTTTGGGTCTCAGAATAAGTTCCATTTCCCACGGCATAAAAGGCATGTTGACCGGCCTGGATGGGGGGATGTATCTTCTGGACTCGGGTATTGCAAAAAACGATCAGGACCAGCTCAAAGAGGGCTGGGGGATTGTAAAGCAGATGGTTGATCGTATAAGGAAGATGGTTCTGGACATTCTTTTTTATGCCAAAGAACGGGAGCTGAAGACTGAAAAGGTTGATGTATTAAGCTTTACCAGGGATGTGGCTTCGATGGTTGAACCAAAAATAAAAGAAAAACAGATTGAATTTGTACAAAATTTTGAAAAATCACTCGGTGAGTTTGAGATAGACCCGGGTTTTGTTAGGTCAGCCATTATAAATATCCTGGAAAACGCTATAGATGCCTGCATAAAACAGTCATCAAAAAATTATCATAAAATTGTTTTTGAAGTAAAACAGGATAAAAATGATATCAGGTTTGATGTGCATGATACCGGAATTGGTATGGACAGTGACACCAAGAAAAAGGTGTTTGATCTTTTTTTCTCATCCAAGGGAAGTCAGGGAACGGGGTTGGGTCTTTTTATCGCAAGCAAGGTCATCGGTCAGCATGGAGGATCAATAGAAGTGGCTTCCACACCCGGCCACGGATCACATTTTTGCATTAGACTGCCGAAAAAATTGCCGGAATTTATAAAAACAGCGTCTTCAAAGCAAGCTAAATGA
- a CDS encoding CoB--CoM heterodisulfide reductase iron-sulfur subunit B family protein produces MKYQYYPGCSLEGTALEYNISTQAFMHAVDAELVEIDDWTCCGASAAEATSHLLSLALPARNLALAEKMDGSNDIMVPCSACYLNLKKVEQKIKKDADLLQKLNDVLEEEKISLQGKLRVRHLLDVVSQDIGPGKIKNRVKKPLTDLKIAPYYGCQCLRPYAVFDDPEKPKSMEPLIEAIGAKVYPWEMGGKCCGASHMNTKMEVGLELVHAILHGAVGADVIVTVCPMCQMNLEAYQQKISKKYQETLSITILYLPQLLGLAIGLSEKDLRLDLNLAITKDFRKKLKEM; encoded by the coding sequence ATGAAATACCAATACTATCCGGGTTGTTCTCTGGAGGGAACGGCCCTTGAATATAACATTTCTACTCAAGCCTTCATGCATGCGGTGGATGCAGAACTTGTGGAAATAGACGACTGGACATGCTGTGGAGCCAGTGCAGCCGAGGCTACCAGTCATCTTTTATCTTTGGCACTTCCGGCCCGTAATTTAGCCCTGGCAGAAAAGATGGACGGATCGAATGATATTATGGTTCCATGCAGTGCCTGTTACCTGAACCTGAAAAAAGTGGAACAAAAAATCAAAAAGGATGCGGATCTTCTTCAAAAGTTAAATGATGTGCTGGAGGAGGAAAAAATCAGTCTGCAGGGCAAACTGCGCGTCCGGCATCTTCTTGACGTTGTTTCTCAAGATATAGGACCGGGTAAAATAAAGAACCGGGTAAAGAAGCCTTTGACCGATCTTAAAATCGCACCGTACTATGGATGCCAGTGTCTCCGACCGTATGCTGTTTTTGATGATCCTGAAAAACCCAAGTCTATGGAACCACTCATTGAGGCAATAGGTGCTAAGGTTTATCCATGGGAGATGGGGGGAAAATGCTGCGGCGCCTCTCACATGAACACCAAGATGGAGGTCGGACTGGAGCTCGTTCATGCCATTTTACATGGTGCCGTGGGGGCGGATGTCATTGTTACGGTTTGCCCCATGTGTCAAATGAACCTAGAGGCTTATCAACAGAAGATTTCCAAGAAGTATCAGGAAACTCTGTCCATAACAATTCTTTATCTTCCACAATTGCTGGGGCTTGCCATTGGTCTATCGGAAAAGGATCTGCGACTTGATCTGAACCTGGCCATTACCAAAGACTTTCGGAAAAAACTTAAAGAAATGTGA
- a CDS encoding 4Fe-4S dicluster domain-containing protein, with the protein MNQPAPQENDFAVVSDPLAPVREMVQSCIQCGTCTGSCPNAFAMDSTPRKLWRMVMMGQKDAIFQSKTFALCSDCYYCTLRCPRGLLLTEAMDALKQIAAKENLKLYKKSVRFYKSFMESVRRHGRVREMEFMTLYFFSMKDPFLPLNFSLLGMKLMSKGKVSVEIPSKGKRRLEPLFRKVEELEDRP; encoded by the coding sequence ATGAATCAACCTGCACCACAAGAAAATGATTTTGCCGTTGTTTCCGATCCATTGGCTCCGGTCAGAGAAATGGTCCAGTCATGCATACAGTGCGGAACCTGCACAGGCTCGTGCCCGAACGCCTTTGCCATGGATTCCACACCCCGTAAGCTCTGGCGCATGGTAATGATGGGGCAAAAAGATGCCATATTCCAAAGCAAAACCTTTGCCCTTTGTTCCGACTGTTATTACTGTACGCTTCGATGCCCCCGAGGACTTCTTCTAACCGAAGCGATGGATGCACTCAAGCAGATAGCTGCAAAGGAGAACCTGAAGCTTTATAAGAAGAGTGTTCGCTTTTATAAAAGCTTTATGGAAAGTGTTCGCCGTCACGGCAGAGTTAGGGAAATGGAGTTCATGACTCTTTATTTTTTTTCCATGAAGGATCCTTTTCTACCTTTAAATTTTTCCCTACTGGGGATGAAGCTGATGAGTAAGGGTAAAGTTTCCGTGGAGATTCCATCAAAAGGAAAACGCCGGTTAGAGCCATTATTTCGAAAGGTAGAGGAACTGGAGGACAGGCCATGA
- a CDS encoding FAD-dependent oxidoreductase: MNKKIGKALVVGAGISGIRAALDLAETGYGVTLIDRAPHLGGILSQLDYQFPTDRCGMCKMLPLVDRDASSQYCLRKGLFHRNIEILLSTQIASVEGEPGNFAVMLDQKPAWVDQELCTGCGACVQVCPVEVPDLFNTGLASRKAIYLPVPHSIPNSYVIDVTACTRCGACEEVCPTQAIRLSQQERKKFRILVVDDELILRDSLKAWLDDEEGFTVDTAGSGPEALEQLEKSTYNIMLLDIKMPGMDGVEVLKKAKESFPDLNVVMMTAYATVETAVEAMKIGALDYLIKPFEPDTLIPKILGIYEKLEATRGRELQVGAIVLCGGTDYFDPATGKDTFGYGMYPNVVTSLEFERIMSGTGPYQGKLVRPGDGKPIKKVAWIQCVGSRDMQTDADFCSNICCMYAIKEALVAKEKTNHKLEATIFYMDMRTFGKSFQRYRDRAETDHGVCFKRGRVHSVIADNTQDKPSGDLILRYMDMGGKVHDEKFDMAVLAVGQRPSSGTAELSETLGIDLNEWGFCQVEPFSYSRTVKEGIVIGGSFSGLKDISESVIQASSASLAASRVIHAAGGSLSSDSPPDTVFTDVSMDIPKVMVAVCTCGDVLLKSIDTDQLSTRLMTDPEVDQVVFVEQTCTADGWESLVEQVKKHEPNRILIAACLPYVYARKIRELGHKVGLNPSLIDVVDIHTLLKNEISENEDQGGFDPFGFCLSAIEMGIAGVKHLDPSPLATVPVSQRALVVGGGIAGMTAALAVADHGFEVDILEQGEVLGGNLNWLKQTLDGHSTQALLNETLLKVEKHPMIQVHTGIRLTGAYGQVGRFYTTMEDEDGAVNTLEHGITILATGGREAGTTSYGYGSSEAIVTQMELEMKLSENKIDPGQLESVVMIQCVDSRQEPRNYCSRVCCATALKNALKLKEQNPDIAIYIFYRDMMTYGFTETYYTQARKAGIIFIQYNIDKKPEMNVVDGSDKPLMISAFDPILGRNIEINADLAVLATGVVPSLPDELVQSFGANVDQDGFFQEAESKWRPVDSLKEGIFACGLAHSPRSIAESIATAEAAAQRALRILSKKNLPAGKVVAKVRHSICSLCELCIDACPYGARTIDKDLEQVLVNPVMCQGCGSCAAVCPSSASILEGFPIHRMLDVIDAALVETLY; the protein is encoded by the coding sequence ATGAACAAAAAGATCGGCAAGGCATTGGTGGTTGGGGCAGGAATCAGCGGTATTCGGGCTGCCCTCGATCTGGCTGAAACCGGTTATGGTGTCACTCTCATAGACCGTGCACCGCACCTGGGTGGAATCTTAAGCCAACTCGATTATCAGTTCCCCACCGATCGATGCGGTATGTGTAAAATGCTTCCCCTGGTGGACAGGGATGCATCTTCCCAGTATTGCCTTCGTAAAGGGCTTTTCCATCGAAACATAGAAATTCTGCTTTCCACCCAAATTGCATCCGTGGAAGGAGAGCCTGGTAACTTTGCGGTGATGCTGGATCAAAAACCAGCCTGGGTGGATCAGGAACTCTGTACCGGGTGCGGAGCCTGTGTTCAGGTATGCCCGGTGGAAGTCCCGGATCTTTTCAATACCGGTCTGGCTTCTCGAAAGGCGATCTATCTTCCTGTCCCCCACTCCATCCCAAATTCTTACGTGATTGATGTAACTGCCTGTACCCGTTGTGGAGCCTGTGAAGAGGTTTGTCCCACACAGGCCATACGTTTATCCCAGCAGGAACGTAAAAAATTTCGCATTCTGGTGGTTGACGATGAGTTAATTCTTCGCGACTCGCTTAAAGCCTGGCTTGATGATGAGGAAGGTTTCACGGTGGACACGGCAGGATCAGGACCGGAAGCCCTTGAGCAGCTGGAAAAATCGACCTATAATATCATGCTGCTGGATATAAAAATGCCGGGAATGGATGGCGTTGAAGTTCTTAAGAAGGCCAAAGAGTCTTTCCCCGATCTGAACGTGGTGATGATGACGGCATATGCGACTGTTGAGACCGCCGTTGAAGCAATGAAAATCGGCGCTCTTGATTACCTGATTAAGCCGTTTGAGCCGGATACTCTTATCCCCAAAATACTGGGTATATATGAAAAATTAGAGGCCACCCGTGGACGTGAACTTCAGGTCGGAGCCATCGTCCTTTGCGGAGGAACCGACTATTTTGATCCTGCCACCGGAAAGGACACCTTCGGATACGGGATGTATCCCAATGTGGTGACAAGTCTGGAGTTCGAAAGAATCATGAGCGGAACCGGGCCGTATCAGGGAAAACTGGTTCGTCCAGGTGACGGTAAACCGATTAAAAAGGTGGCATGGATTCAGTGTGTGGGATCACGAGACATGCAGACCGATGCAGATTTTTGCTCCAATATATGTTGCATGTACGCCATCAAGGAAGCTCTGGTTGCCAAAGAAAAGACAAACCACAAGCTTGAAGCTACCATTTTCTATATGGACATGCGAACCTTTGGTAAATCTTTCCAACGATATCGCGACAGGGCGGAGACTGATCACGGTGTATGTTTTAAACGGGGGCGTGTCCACTCGGTGATAGCGGACAATACGCAGGACAAACCCAGTGGTGATTTAATACTTCGATATATGGATATGGGCGGCAAAGTCCATGATGAAAAATTTGACATGGCAGTACTCGCCGTTGGCCAAAGACCTTCCTCCGGTACGGCAGAGTTGTCAGAAACGTTGGGGATTGATCTCAATGAATGGGGATTTTGCCAAGTAGAACCATTTTCATACTCAAGAACGGTTAAGGAAGGTATCGTGATTGGCGGTAGTTTTTCCGGACTTAAGGACATAAGCGAATCGGTCATACAGGCTTCTTCAGCGTCGTTGGCTGCATCCCGCGTCATCCATGCCGCAGGTGGCAGCCTTTCGTCTGATTCCCCACCAGATACGGTCTTTACTGATGTTTCAATGGACATACCAAAGGTCATGGTGGCGGTCTGTACCTGTGGTGATGTGCTGTTAAAAAGCATAGATACTGACCAGCTTAGCACACGTCTCATGACGGACCCTGAAGTAGACCAGGTGGTCTTTGTTGAGCAAACCTGCACTGCCGATGGATGGGAATCTCTTGTTGAGCAGGTGAAAAAACATGAACCCAACAGGATTCTGATCGCGGCTTGTCTTCCCTATGTATACGCACGAAAAATCAGGGAACTGGGCCATAAGGTCGGTCTTAATCCTTCCCTTATCGATGTGGTGGACATACACACATTGCTGAAAAATGAAATTTCAGAGAATGAGGACCAGGGCGGCTTTGATCCTTTTGGCTTTTGCCTTTCAGCTATTGAAATGGGAATTGCAGGAGTGAAACATCTTGATCCGTCTCCCTTAGCTACAGTTCCTGTTTCCCAGCGGGCACTGGTGGTAGGAGGGGGAATTGCTGGCATGACAGCCGCTTTAGCTGTGGCAGATCATGGATTTGAAGTGGATATTCTGGAGCAAGGCGAAGTGCTTGGCGGCAATCTCAACTGGCTCAAACAGACACTCGACGGCCATTCAACCCAGGCCCTTCTGAATGAAACACTTTTGAAGGTGGAAAAGCATCCTATGATACAGGTGCATACCGGTATCCGGTTGACGGGCGCATATGGCCAGGTGGGTCGATTTTATACCACCATGGAAGATGAAGATGGAGCTGTAAATACGCTTGAACATGGCATCACCATCCTTGCCACCGGAGGGAGGGAAGCCGGTACGACCTCTTATGGCTATGGTTCCAGCGAGGCCATAGTGACTCAAATGGAACTGGAGATGAAGCTAAGTGAAAACAAGATCGATCCTGGCCAACTCGAGTCTGTGGTTATGATCCAGTGTGTCGATTCAAGACAGGAGCCGCGGAACTATTGCAGCCGTGTATGCTGCGCAACCGCATTAAAAAATGCCCTGAAATTAAAGGAGCAAAATCCCGACATCGCTATTTACATTTTTTACCGGGATATGATGACTTACGGATTTACCGAAACCTATTACACCCAGGCACGAAAAGCGGGTATTATTTTTATCCAGTACAATATCGATAAAAAACCTGAAATGAATGTGGTCGACGGATCGGATAAGCCGCTTATGATAAGTGCGTTCGACCCGATTCTGGGGCGAAATATCGAAATCAACGCAGATCTTGCAGTACTGGCCACCGGTGTTGTTCCCAGTCTACCAGACGAATTGGTACAGTCCTTTGGGGCGAACGTCGATCAGGACGGTTTTTTCCAGGAAGCGGAATCAAAATGGAGACCGGTAGATTCGCTTAAAGAAGGCATTTTTGCCTGTGGTCTGGCGCATTCACCGCGGTCTATTGCTGAATCCATCGCAACGGCTGAAGCCGCGGCACAGCGTGCTTTAAGAATTCTTTCAAAGAAGAACCTGCCTGCAGGAAAAGTGGTGGCAAAAGTACGTCATAGTATCTGCAGTCTGTGCGAATTGTGTATTGACGCCTGTCCATATGGTGCGCGAACAATCGATAAGGACCTTGAACAGGTGCTGGTTAATCCGGTGATGTGTCAGGGCTGCGGTTCGTGTGCAGCGGTCTGCCCCAGCAGCGCTTCAATTCTCGAAGGATTTCCCATCCATCGGATGTTGGATGTCATAGACGCAGCCCTGGTGGAGACATTATACTAA
- a CDS encoding Coenzyme F420 hydrogenase/dehydrogenase, beta subunit C-terminal domain, producing the protein MAISAKLNVTDQNLLTSLKDFFRSILQLEDVSAILVPQHLPMKNVVMPTLITDPERLDGVDPLAPMFPANTAKLVSKLTRKPAGGKVAVVLRSCEIRAFIELVKLKQGYLDELVIIGIDCLGAYKNRDYFKFVGEDGTESTKKFYQNVLSGGEPAIDGVDIATACKACEHPVPESADIIIGLFGLDTNNQLLVQAKNSRGEEILNRLDLSRMEEPQARRDAVESLITQHMDYRDKMFAETTSATNTLEKLTQYLANCINCYNCRVACPVCYCKECVFVTDVFNHEPSQYLKWAKRKGAIKMPTDTVFYHITRLAHMSTACIGCGQCSNACPNDIPVMELFRTISQQTQKAFEYEAGRSIEEDPPLSVFMENELADVVGIS; encoded by the coding sequence ATGGCGATCAGTGCAAAACTTAACGTAACAGACCAGAATCTTTTAACATCACTTAAGGATTTTTTCCGATCCATCCTCCAACTGGAAGATGTCAGCGCAATTCTGGTCCCACAACACCTTCCCATGAAGAATGTTGTCATGCCCACCCTTATCACAGACCCTGAACGTCTGGACGGTGTTGACCCCTTAGCACCGATGTTCCCTGCAAATACAGCCAAGCTTGTTTCCAAACTCACACGCAAACCGGCAGGAGGAAAGGTAGCGGTGGTGTTGCGTTCATGCGAGATACGCGCGTTCATCGAACTGGTGAAACTCAAGCAGGGTTACCTGGATGAACTGGTAATCATAGGAATCGATTGCCTTGGCGCTTATAAAAACAGAGATTATTTTAAATTTGTCGGAGAGGACGGTACCGAATCGACTAAAAAGTTTTACCAAAATGTACTCTCCGGAGGAGAACCAGCCATTGATGGCGTTGACATTGCAACAGCCTGCAAAGCATGTGAACACCCTGTTCCCGAAAGCGCTGATATTATTATCGGGCTTTTTGGTCTGGATACAAATAATCAGCTTCTGGTTCAGGCCAAAAATTCCAGGGGAGAAGAAATATTAAACAGACTGGATCTTTCCAGAATGGAAGAACCCCAGGCTCGAAGAGATGCCGTTGAATCACTTATCACCCAGCACATGGACTATCGCGATAAAATGTTTGCGGAAACCACCTCGGCAACCAACACCCTGGAAAAGCTGACCCAATATCTTGCCAATTGTATTAACTGCTACAACTGCAGGGTGGCCTGTCCGGTTTGTTACTGCAAGGAGTGTGTGTTTGTTACGGATGTCTTTAACCATGAGCCATCCCAGTATCTGAAGTGGGCCAAGAGAAAAGGGGCGATAAAGATGCCCACAGATACTGTTTTTTATCACATTACACGTCTGGCTCATATGAGTACCGCCTGTATTGGATGCGGGCAATGCTCCAATGCTTGTCCCAACGACATTCCGGTCATGGAGCTGTTCCGTACGATATCTCAGCAAACCCAAAAAGCATTTGAGTATGAGGCGGGAAGAAGTATCGAGGAAGATCCACCCCTGTCTGTGTTTATGGAAAATGAGCTTGCCGATGTGGTGGGAATATCATAA
- a CDS encoding hydrogenase iron-sulfur subunit, which yields MEDFEPTIIAFVCNWCTYTAADLAGTSRLSYPKNVRLIRVMCTGMVDPQYVIKAFLEGADGVLVSGCHPGDCHYINGNYKARRRIKLLKEILPQFGFDDKRLRLTWIGASDGIQFAETMRDLVTQIKTLGPNDAKLKMVI from the coding sequence ATGGAAGATTTTGAACCAACCATCATCGCTTTTGTTTGTAACTGGTGTACATACACTGCCGCCGATCTGGCCGGAACTTCCAGATTGAGCTATCCAAAAAATGTCAGACTGATTCGGGTGATGTGTACCGGAATGGTCGACCCCCAATATGTGATCAAGGCATTTTTAGAAGGAGCTGATGGCGTCCTTGTCAGCGGATGCCACCCCGGTGACTGTCATTATATCAATGGAAATTATAAGGCTCGAAGAAGGATCAAGCTTTTAAAGGAGATCCTTCCTCAATTCGGTTTTGACGATAAACGGCTGAGATTAACCTGGATTGGAGCAAGCGATGGAATCCAATTCGCTGAAACAATGCGGGATCTGGTTACTCAGATCAAAACCCTCGGCCCAAACGATGCCAAGTTAAAGATGGTTATTTAG